One region of Serinus canaria isolate serCan28SL12 chromosome 25, serCan2020, whole genome shotgun sequence genomic DNA includes:
- the LARP4 gene encoding la-related protein 4 isoform X3, with the protein MLLFVEQVTSKGAGLNPNAKVWQEVPQGSGEAVPPTNGTEHTWQETAAAQGTPAEGNIEISEDSCKQYEVMYSPSCEATRNGTGVDEASANGIVLATEDLGYQIYEVSGDGSSTVSTEDIRECLRKQLEFCFSRENLSKDLYLMSQMDSDQFVPIWTIANMEGIKKLTTDMDLILEVLRSSPMVQVDERGEKVRPNHKRCIIILREIPETTPIEEVKALFKNENCPKVISCEFAHNNNWYVTFQSDTDAQQAFKYLREEVKTFQGKPVMARIKAINTFFAKNGYRVVDSSVYPQPVQTQAQFASPLFMQPVYSPQQYSIYSIVPQTWSPNPAPYFETPLAPFPNGGFVNGFNTPGSYKTNAASLSIGRPFHRNRVKPHFRTSSSSEHPEGPPGAGALPMGDLSRTSSRNFVMERHNSSLSGHQDQGYSQKDSPTAQLEQNGDYGVGRGRRNVFRGRRRREDDRVSRPQPSAETKTQTPKFDLLASNFPPLPGSTAKILGEPVLESRMSDIVKGVCKEKESKESLCPCPAPAPAPEEQTPSTAQLPVPSVSSPSQTEPVVPSMVQPESKPEEVSAPKDVASPASPPASVCPISAAEPPRTNTSSPSAQAGAAPALSTQEPRKLSYAEVCQKPPKEPPPVPVQPLREHRTNIVAPAKNEENGTLEKAPEKAPHERAEGRVKDFSGFRGSGAPRGAAGKIREQRRQFGRRSSPQGAPRRAGKEQYVPPRSPK; encoded by the exons ATGCTGCTGTTCGTGGAG CAGGTAACATCAAAAGGTGCTGGCTTGAACCCCAACGCAAAAGTGTGGCAAGAAgtgccccagggcagtggtgagGCAGTGCCCCCCACCAATGGCACAGAGCACACGTggcaggagacagcagcagcccaggggacTCCAGCTGAGG GTAACATAGAGATCTCAGAGGATAGCTGCAAGCAGTATGAAGTGATGTATTCCCCGTCCTGTGAAGCCACAAGGAATGGCACAGGAGTTGATGAGGCATCAGCAAATGGAATTGTCCTGGCGACTGAAGATCTGGGATACCAAATCTATGAAGTGTCTG GTGATGGCAGCTCCACGGTGTCCACAGAAGACATTAGAGAATGTTTGAGAAAACAGCTTGAATTCTGCTTCTCTCG AGAGAATCTTTCAAAGGATCTCTACTTGATGTCTCAGATGGACAGTGATCAGTTTGTTCCAATATGGACAATTGCCAACATGGAAGGGATTAAGAAGCTGACAACGGACATGGACCTTATTCTTGAAGTTTTGAGAT cttctccTATGGTACAAGTGGATGAAAGGGGGGAGAAAGTCAGACCAAACCACAAACGATGTATTATCATTCTCCGTGAGATCCCTGAAACTACACCTATAGAG GAGGTGAAGGCTCTGTTCAAGAATGAGAACTGCCCCAAGGTGATAAGCTGTGAGTTTGCTCACAACAACAACTGGTACGTTACATTCCAGTCCGACACAGACGCGCAACAG GCATTCAAATACTTAAGGGAAGAAGTGAAAACCTTTCAGGGCAAGCCAGTAATG GCCAGGATAAAAGCCATCAACACGTTTTTTGCTAAGAATGGTTACCGGGTCGTGGATTCCAGTGTGTATCCCCAGCCCGTGCAGACCCAAGCCCAGTTTGCCTCCCCCCTGTTTATGCAGCCTGTATATAGCCCTCAGCAGTACTCGATTTACAGCATCGTGCCTCAGACCTGGTCTCCGAATCCTGCACCTTACTTTGAGACACCACTG GCCCCGTTTCCCAACGGTGGATTTGTGAATGGCTTTAATACACCAGGATCATATAAAACAAATGCTGCTTCTCTGAGTATAGGTCGCCCATTCCACAGGAATCG ggtgAAGCCCCATTTCCGCACGTCCAGCAGCTCGGAGCACCCGGAGGGGCCACCCGGCGccggggccctgcccatggGGGACCTGAGCAGAACCAGCTCCAGAAATTTTGTCATGGAGCGCCACAACAGCTCATTGAGTGGGCACCAAGACCAAGGGTATTCCCAGAAGGATTCTCCCAcggcacagctggagcagaacGGCGATTACGGCGTCGGCAGGGGCAG GAGGAACGTGTTCAGAGGTCGGAGGAGACGCGAGGATGACCGGGTTTCG agACCTCAGCcttcagcagaaacaaagaCTCAGACACCAAAGTTTGACTTGCTTGCATCCAATTTCCCACCtttgcctggcagcacagcaaaaatTCTGGGAGagcctgtgctggagagcaggatgTCCGACATCGTTAAAGGAGTCTGCAAAGAAAAG gaaagcaaagagtccctgtgcccctgccctgctcctgctcctgctccggAAGAACAAACGCCCAGCACTGCCCAACTGCCCGTGCCCAGCGTGAGCTCCCCGAGCCAGACTGAGCCTGTGGTGCCGAG CATGGTTCAGCCAGAGAGCAAACCAGAGGAAGTGTCTGCTCCAAAGGACGTGGCCAGCCCGGCTTCTCCGCCGGCATCCGTCTGTCccatcagtgctgcagagccaccGAGGACAAACACCTCCTCACCTTCTGCTCAAGCAGGTGCGGCTCCTGCTCTGTCGACACAG GAGCCTCGCAAGCTCAGCTACGCCGAAGTTTGCCAGAAGCCCCCAAAGGAGCCACCTCCAGTCCCTGTCCAGCCTCTGAGGGAGCACCGCACCAACATCGTTGCCCCTGCCAAAAATGAAGAGAATGGTACGTTGGAGAAGGCTCCGGAGAAGGCTCCTCACGAGAGGGCCGAAGGGCGAGTGAAGGATTTCTCTGGGTTCCGCGGCAGCGGagctcccaggggagctgctgggaaaatcAGGGAACAGAGGCGCCAGTTTGGACGCAGATCTTCGCCTCAGGGAGCGCCGCGCCGCGCGGGCAAGGAGCAGTACGTGCCACCCCGGTCACCAAAGTAA
- the LARP4 gene encoding la-related protein 4 isoform X4 codes for MLLFVEVTSKGAGLNPNAKVWQEVPQGSGEAVPPTNGTEHTWQETAAAQGTPAEGNIEISEDSCKQYEVMYSPSCEATRNGTGVDEASANGIVLATEDLGYQIYEVSGDGSSTVSTEDIRECLRKQLEFCFSRENLSKDLYLMSQMDSDQFVPIWTIANMEGIKKLTTDMDLILEVLRSSPMVQVDERGEKVRPNHKRCIIILREIPETTPIEEVKALFKNENCPKVISCEFAHNNNWYVTFQSDTDAQQAFKYLREEVKTFQGKPVMARIKAINTFFAKNGYRVVDSSVYPQPVQTQAQFASPLFMQPVYSPQQYSIYSIVPQTWSPNPAPYFETPLAPFPNGGFVNGFNTPGSYKTNAASLSIGRPFHRNRVKPHFRTSSSSEHPEGPPGAGALPMGDLSRTSSRNFVMERHNSSLSGHQDQGYSQKDSPTAQLEQNGDYGVGRGRRNVFRGRRRREDDRVSRPQPSAETKTQTPKFDLLASNFPPLPGSTAKILGEPVLESRMSDIVKGVCKEKESKESLCPCPAPAPAPEEQTPSTAQLPVPSVSSPSQTEPVVPSMVQPESKPEEVSAPKDVASPASPPASVCPISAAEPPRTNTSSPSAQAGAAPALSTQEPRKLSYAEVCQKPPKEPPPVPVQPLREHRTNIVAPAKNEENGTLEKAPEKAPHERAEGRVKDFSGFRGSGAPRGAAGKIREQRRQFGRRSSPQGAPRRAGKEQYVPPRSPK; via the exons ATGCTGCTGTTCGTGGAG GTAACATCAAAAGGTGCTGGCTTGAACCCCAACGCAAAAGTGTGGCAAGAAgtgccccagggcagtggtgagGCAGTGCCCCCCACCAATGGCACAGAGCACACGTggcaggagacagcagcagcccaggggacTCCAGCTGAGG GTAACATAGAGATCTCAGAGGATAGCTGCAAGCAGTATGAAGTGATGTATTCCCCGTCCTGTGAAGCCACAAGGAATGGCACAGGAGTTGATGAGGCATCAGCAAATGGAATTGTCCTGGCGACTGAAGATCTGGGATACCAAATCTATGAAGTGTCTG GTGATGGCAGCTCCACGGTGTCCACAGAAGACATTAGAGAATGTTTGAGAAAACAGCTTGAATTCTGCTTCTCTCG AGAGAATCTTTCAAAGGATCTCTACTTGATGTCTCAGATGGACAGTGATCAGTTTGTTCCAATATGGACAATTGCCAACATGGAAGGGATTAAGAAGCTGACAACGGACATGGACCTTATTCTTGAAGTTTTGAGAT cttctccTATGGTACAAGTGGATGAAAGGGGGGAGAAAGTCAGACCAAACCACAAACGATGTATTATCATTCTCCGTGAGATCCCTGAAACTACACCTATAGAG GAGGTGAAGGCTCTGTTCAAGAATGAGAACTGCCCCAAGGTGATAAGCTGTGAGTTTGCTCACAACAACAACTGGTACGTTACATTCCAGTCCGACACAGACGCGCAACAG GCATTCAAATACTTAAGGGAAGAAGTGAAAACCTTTCAGGGCAAGCCAGTAATG GCCAGGATAAAAGCCATCAACACGTTTTTTGCTAAGAATGGTTACCGGGTCGTGGATTCCAGTGTGTATCCCCAGCCCGTGCAGACCCAAGCCCAGTTTGCCTCCCCCCTGTTTATGCAGCCTGTATATAGCCCTCAGCAGTACTCGATTTACAGCATCGTGCCTCAGACCTGGTCTCCGAATCCTGCACCTTACTTTGAGACACCACTG GCCCCGTTTCCCAACGGTGGATTTGTGAATGGCTTTAATACACCAGGATCATATAAAACAAATGCTGCTTCTCTGAGTATAGGTCGCCCATTCCACAGGAATCG ggtgAAGCCCCATTTCCGCACGTCCAGCAGCTCGGAGCACCCGGAGGGGCCACCCGGCGccggggccctgcccatggGGGACCTGAGCAGAACCAGCTCCAGAAATTTTGTCATGGAGCGCCACAACAGCTCATTGAGTGGGCACCAAGACCAAGGGTATTCCCAGAAGGATTCTCCCAcggcacagctggagcagaacGGCGATTACGGCGTCGGCAGGGGCAG GAGGAACGTGTTCAGAGGTCGGAGGAGACGCGAGGATGACCGGGTTTCG agACCTCAGCcttcagcagaaacaaagaCTCAGACACCAAAGTTTGACTTGCTTGCATCCAATTTCCCACCtttgcctggcagcacagcaaaaatTCTGGGAGagcctgtgctggagagcaggatgTCCGACATCGTTAAAGGAGTCTGCAAAGAAAAG gaaagcaaagagtccctgtgcccctgccctgctcctgctcctgctccggAAGAACAAACGCCCAGCACTGCCCAACTGCCCGTGCCCAGCGTGAGCTCCCCGAGCCAGACTGAGCCTGTGGTGCCGAG CATGGTTCAGCCAGAGAGCAAACCAGAGGAAGTGTCTGCTCCAAAGGACGTGGCCAGCCCGGCTTCTCCGCCGGCATCCGTCTGTCccatcagtgctgcagagccaccGAGGACAAACACCTCCTCACCTTCTGCTCAAGCAGGTGCGGCTCCTGCTCTGTCGACACAG GAGCCTCGCAAGCTCAGCTACGCCGAAGTTTGCCAGAAGCCCCCAAAGGAGCCACCTCCAGTCCCTGTCCAGCCTCTGAGGGAGCACCGCACCAACATCGTTGCCCCTGCCAAAAATGAAGAGAATGGTACGTTGGAGAAGGCTCCGGAGAAGGCTCCTCACGAGAGGGCCGAAGGGCGAGTGAAGGATTTCTCTGGGTTCCGCGGCAGCGGagctcccaggggagctgctgggaaaatcAGGGAACAGAGGCGCCAGTTTGGACGCAGATCTTCGCCTCAGGGAGCGCCGCGCCGCGCGGGCAAGGAGCAGTACGTGCCACCCCGGTCACCAAAGTAA
- the LARP4 gene encoding la-related protein 4 isoform X1, with protein MLSDVNKERLKETLLMEQVTSKGAGLNPNAKVWQEVPQGSGEAVPPTNGTEHTWQETAAAQGTPAEGNIEISEDSCKQYEVMYSPSCEATRNGTGVDEASANGIVLATEDLGYQIYEVSGDGSSTVSTEDIRECLRKQLEFCFSRENLSKDLYLMSQMDSDQFVPIWTIANMEGIKKLTTDMDLILEVLRSSPMVQVDERGEKVRPNHKRCIIILREIPETTPIEEVKALFKNENCPKVISCEFAHNNNWYVTFQSDTDAQQAFKYLREEVKTFQGKPVMARIKAINTFFAKNGYRVVDSSVYPQPVQTQAQFASPLFMQPVYSPQQYSIYSIVPQTWSPNPAPYFETPLAPFPNGGFVNGFNTPGSYKTNAASLSIGRPFHRNRVKPHFRTSSSSEHPEGPPGAGALPMGDLSRTSSRNFVMERHNSSLSGHQDQGYSQKDSPTAQLEQNGDYGVGRGRRNVFRGRRRREDDRVSRPQPSAETKTQTPKFDLLASNFPPLPGSTAKILGEPVLESRMSDIVKGVCKEKESKESLCPCPAPAPAPEEQTPSTAQLPVPSVSSPSQTEPVVPSMVQPESKPEEVSAPKDVASPASPPASVCPISAAEPPRTNTSSPSAQAGAAPALSTQEPRKLSYAEVCQKPPKEPPPVPVQPLREHRTNIVAPAKNEENGTLEKAPEKAPHERAEGRVKDFSGFRGSGAPRGAAGKIREQRRQFGRRSSPQGAPRRAGKEQYVPPRSPK; from the exons ATGTTGTCGGATGTCAATAAAGAGAGGTTGAAGGAAACACTTCTCATGGAG CAGGTAACATCAAAAGGTGCTGGCTTGAACCCCAACGCAAAAGTGTGGCAAGAAgtgccccagggcagtggtgagGCAGTGCCCCCCACCAATGGCACAGAGCACACGTggcaggagacagcagcagcccaggggacTCCAGCTGAGG GTAACATAGAGATCTCAGAGGATAGCTGCAAGCAGTATGAAGTGATGTATTCCCCGTCCTGTGAAGCCACAAGGAATGGCACAGGAGTTGATGAGGCATCAGCAAATGGAATTGTCCTGGCGACTGAAGATCTGGGATACCAAATCTATGAAGTGTCTG GTGATGGCAGCTCCACGGTGTCCACAGAAGACATTAGAGAATGTTTGAGAAAACAGCTTGAATTCTGCTTCTCTCG AGAGAATCTTTCAAAGGATCTCTACTTGATGTCTCAGATGGACAGTGATCAGTTTGTTCCAATATGGACAATTGCCAACATGGAAGGGATTAAGAAGCTGACAACGGACATGGACCTTATTCTTGAAGTTTTGAGAT cttctccTATGGTACAAGTGGATGAAAGGGGGGAGAAAGTCAGACCAAACCACAAACGATGTATTATCATTCTCCGTGAGATCCCTGAAACTACACCTATAGAG GAGGTGAAGGCTCTGTTCAAGAATGAGAACTGCCCCAAGGTGATAAGCTGTGAGTTTGCTCACAACAACAACTGGTACGTTACATTCCAGTCCGACACAGACGCGCAACAG GCATTCAAATACTTAAGGGAAGAAGTGAAAACCTTTCAGGGCAAGCCAGTAATG GCCAGGATAAAAGCCATCAACACGTTTTTTGCTAAGAATGGTTACCGGGTCGTGGATTCCAGTGTGTATCCCCAGCCCGTGCAGACCCAAGCCCAGTTTGCCTCCCCCCTGTTTATGCAGCCTGTATATAGCCCTCAGCAGTACTCGATTTACAGCATCGTGCCTCAGACCTGGTCTCCGAATCCTGCACCTTACTTTGAGACACCACTG GCCCCGTTTCCCAACGGTGGATTTGTGAATGGCTTTAATACACCAGGATCATATAAAACAAATGCTGCTTCTCTGAGTATAGGTCGCCCATTCCACAGGAATCG ggtgAAGCCCCATTTCCGCACGTCCAGCAGCTCGGAGCACCCGGAGGGGCCACCCGGCGccggggccctgcccatggGGGACCTGAGCAGAACCAGCTCCAGAAATTTTGTCATGGAGCGCCACAACAGCTCATTGAGTGGGCACCAAGACCAAGGGTATTCCCAGAAGGATTCTCCCAcggcacagctggagcagaacGGCGATTACGGCGTCGGCAGGGGCAG GAGGAACGTGTTCAGAGGTCGGAGGAGACGCGAGGATGACCGGGTTTCG agACCTCAGCcttcagcagaaacaaagaCTCAGACACCAAAGTTTGACTTGCTTGCATCCAATTTCCCACCtttgcctggcagcacagcaaaaatTCTGGGAGagcctgtgctggagagcaggatgTCCGACATCGTTAAAGGAGTCTGCAAAGAAAAG gaaagcaaagagtccctgtgcccctgccctgctcctgctcctgctccggAAGAACAAACGCCCAGCACTGCCCAACTGCCCGTGCCCAGCGTGAGCTCCCCGAGCCAGACTGAGCCTGTGGTGCCGAG CATGGTTCAGCCAGAGAGCAAACCAGAGGAAGTGTCTGCTCCAAAGGACGTGGCCAGCCCGGCTTCTCCGCCGGCATCCGTCTGTCccatcagtgctgcagagccaccGAGGACAAACACCTCCTCACCTTCTGCTCAAGCAGGTGCGGCTCCTGCTCTGTCGACACAG GAGCCTCGCAAGCTCAGCTACGCCGAAGTTTGCCAGAAGCCCCCAAAGGAGCCACCTCCAGTCCCTGTCCAGCCTCTGAGGGAGCACCGCACCAACATCGTTGCCCCTGCCAAAAATGAAGAGAATGGTACGTTGGAGAAGGCTCCGGAGAAGGCTCCTCACGAGAGGGCCGAAGGGCGAGTGAAGGATTTCTCTGGGTTCCGCGGCAGCGGagctcccaggggagctgctgggaaaatcAGGGAACAGAGGCGCCAGTTTGGACGCAGATCTTCGCCTCAGGGAGCGCCGCGCCGCGCGGGCAAGGAGCAGTACGTGCCACCCCGGTCACCAAAGTAA
- the LARP4 gene encoding la-related protein 4 isoform X2: MLSDVNKERLKETLLMEVTSKGAGLNPNAKVWQEVPQGSGEAVPPTNGTEHTWQETAAAQGTPAEGNIEISEDSCKQYEVMYSPSCEATRNGTGVDEASANGIVLATEDLGYQIYEVSGDGSSTVSTEDIRECLRKQLEFCFSRENLSKDLYLMSQMDSDQFVPIWTIANMEGIKKLTTDMDLILEVLRSSPMVQVDERGEKVRPNHKRCIIILREIPETTPIEEVKALFKNENCPKVISCEFAHNNNWYVTFQSDTDAQQAFKYLREEVKTFQGKPVMARIKAINTFFAKNGYRVVDSSVYPQPVQTQAQFASPLFMQPVYSPQQYSIYSIVPQTWSPNPAPYFETPLAPFPNGGFVNGFNTPGSYKTNAASLSIGRPFHRNRVKPHFRTSSSSEHPEGPPGAGALPMGDLSRTSSRNFVMERHNSSLSGHQDQGYSQKDSPTAQLEQNGDYGVGRGRRNVFRGRRRREDDRVSRPQPSAETKTQTPKFDLLASNFPPLPGSTAKILGEPVLESRMSDIVKGVCKEKESKESLCPCPAPAPAPEEQTPSTAQLPVPSVSSPSQTEPVVPSMVQPESKPEEVSAPKDVASPASPPASVCPISAAEPPRTNTSSPSAQAGAAPALSTQEPRKLSYAEVCQKPPKEPPPVPVQPLREHRTNIVAPAKNEENGTLEKAPEKAPHERAEGRVKDFSGFRGSGAPRGAAGKIREQRRQFGRRSSPQGAPRRAGKEQYVPPRSPK, translated from the exons ATGTTGTCGGATGTCAATAAAGAGAGGTTGAAGGAAACACTTCTCATGGAG GTAACATCAAAAGGTGCTGGCTTGAACCCCAACGCAAAAGTGTGGCAAGAAgtgccccagggcagtggtgagGCAGTGCCCCCCACCAATGGCACAGAGCACACGTggcaggagacagcagcagcccaggggacTCCAGCTGAGG GTAACATAGAGATCTCAGAGGATAGCTGCAAGCAGTATGAAGTGATGTATTCCCCGTCCTGTGAAGCCACAAGGAATGGCACAGGAGTTGATGAGGCATCAGCAAATGGAATTGTCCTGGCGACTGAAGATCTGGGATACCAAATCTATGAAGTGTCTG GTGATGGCAGCTCCACGGTGTCCACAGAAGACATTAGAGAATGTTTGAGAAAACAGCTTGAATTCTGCTTCTCTCG AGAGAATCTTTCAAAGGATCTCTACTTGATGTCTCAGATGGACAGTGATCAGTTTGTTCCAATATGGACAATTGCCAACATGGAAGGGATTAAGAAGCTGACAACGGACATGGACCTTATTCTTGAAGTTTTGAGAT cttctccTATGGTACAAGTGGATGAAAGGGGGGAGAAAGTCAGACCAAACCACAAACGATGTATTATCATTCTCCGTGAGATCCCTGAAACTACACCTATAGAG GAGGTGAAGGCTCTGTTCAAGAATGAGAACTGCCCCAAGGTGATAAGCTGTGAGTTTGCTCACAACAACAACTGGTACGTTACATTCCAGTCCGACACAGACGCGCAACAG GCATTCAAATACTTAAGGGAAGAAGTGAAAACCTTTCAGGGCAAGCCAGTAATG GCCAGGATAAAAGCCATCAACACGTTTTTTGCTAAGAATGGTTACCGGGTCGTGGATTCCAGTGTGTATCCCCAGCCCGTGCAGACCCAAGCCCAGTTTGCCTCCCCCCTGTTTATGCAGCCTGTATATAGCCCTCAGCAGTACTCGATTTACAGCATCGTGCCTCAGACCTGGTCTCCGAATCCTGCACCTTACTTTGAGACACCACTG GCCCCGTTTCCCAACGGTGGATTTGTGAATGGCTTTAATACACCAGGATCATATAAAACAAATGCTGCTTCTCTGAGTATAGGTCGCCCATTCCACAGGAATCG ggtgAAGCCCCATTTCCGCACGTCCAGCAGCTCGGAGCACCCGGAGGGGCCACCCGGCGccggggccctgcccatggGGGACCTGAGCAGAACCAGCTCCAGAAATTTTGTCATGGAGCGCCACAACAGCTCATTGAGTGGGCACCAAGACCAAGGGTATTCCCAGAAGGATTCTCCCAcggcacagctggagcagaacGGCGATTACGGCGTCGGCAGGGGCAG GAGGAACGTGTTCAGAGGTCGGAGGAGACGCGAGGATGACCGGGTTTCG agACCTCAGCcttcagcagaaacaaagaCTCAGACACCAAAGTTTGACTTGCTTGCATCCAATTTCCCACCtttgcctggcagcacagcaaaaatTCTGGGAGagcctgtgctggagagcaggatgTCCGACATCGTTAAAGGAGTCTGCAAAGAAAAG gaaagcaaagagtccctgtgcccctgccctgctcctgctcctgctccggAAGAACAAACGCCCAGCACTGCCCAACTGCCCGTGCCCAGCGTGAGCTCCCCGAGCCAGACTGAGCCTGTGGTGCCGAG CATGGTTCAGCCAGAGAGCAAACCAGAGGAAGTGTCTGCTCCAAAGGACGTGGCCAGCCCGGCTTCTCCGCCGGCATCCGTCTGTCccatcagtgctgcagagccaccGAGGACAAACACCTCCTCACCTTCTGCTCAAGCAGGTGCGGCTCCTGCTCTGTCGACACAG GAGCCTCGCAAGCTCAGCTACGCCGAAGTTTGCCAGAAGCCCCCAAAGGAGCCACCTCCAGTCCCTGTCCAGCCTCTGAGGGAGCACCGCACCAACATCGTTGCCCCTGCCAAAAATGAAGAGAATGGTACGTTGGAGAAGGCTCCGGAGAAGGCTCCTCACGAGAGGGCCGAAGGGCGAGTGAAGGATTTCTCTGGGTTCCGCGGCAGCGGagctcccaggggagctgctgggaaaatcAGGGAACAGAGGCGCCAGTTTGGACGCAGATCTTCGCCTCAGGGAGCGCCGCGCCGCGCGGGCAAGGAGCAGTACGTGCCACCCCGGTCACCAAAGTAA